CCAGCCCCGCGGCCCGGGCAGCCGCGGCGACACCGCGCAGCACTGCCGGGGCATCGCCCAGGGCGCCGAGCCGCTCGATCCGCATGCAGCAAGCTTGCGTCCTTCCGGGAGCAGACGCAAAACTGCCGACTTTCGCGTGAAAATGGGCAGTTTTGCGTCTGCTCGCGGGGAGAGAGCTACCGGCTGATCACCCGCGGGATGCCGACGCCGGCCAGCTTGTCCGGATTGCGCATGCCGTAGAAGTTGGTGATCTTGCCGTCGATGACCTCGATGGTGAACACCCCTTCCAGTCCGGCGTCGCTGCGGATCAACACCGCGGGTTCGCCGTTGCAGGTGACGCGTTCGAACGCGAGCCCCGGGACCCGATCGCCCGCCCGGAACAAGCCGATGAGCATCGTCGCGACCTTCTGGGCACCCACGACGGGCCGCCGGGCCGCGCTGGCCTTGCCGCCGCTGTCGGCGGTGTACACCGCGTCGGGCGCCAACAGCGCCAGCAGCCCGTCCATGTCGCCGGTGGCCGCCGCGGTCATGAACTCCTCGGTCACCCGGTTGGACTCTTCGAGGTCGACGGGCTCGAACCGCTTGCGCCGCGACTGCACGTGCTCACGCGCGCGATGTGCCATCTGCCGTACCGCGCTGGCGGACTTGTCGACGGCTGCGGCAATCTCGTCGTGGCTGAACCCGAACACCTCGCGCAGCACGAACACCGCACGCTCGTCCGGGGTGAGCGTCTCGAGCACCACCAGCATGGCCATCGAAACCGACTCGGCCAGAACCACATCCGCGGACGGGTCGCCCGCGTTGCCGAAACTGTCCGGGGACAGCAGCAGCGGCTCGGGCAGCCACGGGCCCACATACTCCTCGCGGCGCCGCGATTCGGCTCGCAGCGCGTTGAGGGCCTGGCGGGTGACCAACTTGGCCAGATACGCCTTGGTGTCGGTCACCGCCGCCAGGTCGACGTCGGCCCAGCGCAGATAACTCTCCTGCAGCACATCGTCGGATTCGGTTGCCGAGCCGAGGATCTCGTAGGCGATGGTGAACAACAACGGCCGCAGCAGCGTGAACCGTTCGGCGTGTTCAGTCGAATTCGAGATCGAGTTATCTGCGCCGGGAGTGCTCATCGGACCAGTGTCCCCTGCTGGGCCTCAGCGAGCTGGCGGGCCCGGTTGTCGCCCTTGAACCAGAAGTACGTCCCCGGCTTGACGCCCTCCTTGCGCAGGAACGTCAGGGTCGCGCGGCACACCTGCTCCTTGAAGAAGGCGGCCGTGCGCCCGCCGATGAAGACGCGGCGCGGGCTGTCGTCGGAGTGGCAGAGCTGCACTGTGCCGTAGGTCCGCCCGACGCTCACGCACTGCCCGGCGAAGGCCTGGTTGATCACCGTGGGTTCGGCACCGGCGATGCGCGCCAGCACGGTGTTGGCGGCCTGCACGCCCAACGGGCCTGCCGACTGGCAGCTCATCCGCAGCGGGATCCCCGACGGCGAGGCGGCGTCGCCGGCCCCGACGATGCGCGCGTCGTCGATGCTGGTGAGTGTTTCGTCGGTGAGCAGCCGGCCCAGCTCGTCGGTGCGCAGGCCGCTGGCCGCGGCCAGCCCGGGAACCCCGAATCCGGTGGTCCACACGGTCACCGCGCTGGGCAGCCGGTTGCCGTCGGCCAGCGTGATGGCGTCGGGTTCCACCCCGGTCACCAGGATCTCGGGTCCGTCGACGATCGAGACACCGAGTTTGGTCAGCGCCTTGACGACGGAACGACGCGCCCCGGTGCCCAGCGACGCCCCGACCACGTCGGTGACCAGCGTGACGGCGCGGCCCGCCTCGGCGAGCTCGCCGGCGGCCTCGATGCCGGTGAGGCCACCGCCGACGACGACCACGGGGGCCGACAGCGGCACGTCCTGCAGGCGGGCGTTCAGCCGCTGGGCCTGTTCGAGTTCCGAAAGCGGATAAGCGAATTCGGCCGCGCCGGGCACCGAGGCGGGCACACCCGCGGTGCTGCCGACGGCGTACACCAGGTAGTCGTAGTCGACGACGTCGCCGGAGGTCAGCTGCACCTGCCGGATGGCGGCGTCGATGTGATCGGCCCCGTCGACCACCAACCGGACCCCGCTGCCCAGCAGCGTGTCGTAGTCCTCGGTGGCGTCGTCACCGCCGACCGCCAACTGGTGCAGCCGGATGCGCTCGACGAACTCAGGCCGCGGATTGACCAGCGTGACAGCCACTCCCGGGGTGCCCTGCAGCCGGTTGGCCGCCAGCACCCCGGCGTAACCTCCGCCGATCACGACGACTCGGGTGTTCTGCGCAGTTCTATCGGTCATGGGAGCGTCTCCTGTCTCAAAGGCTTATGCCCTCAAGACACCGCGCGTCCCGGGTTTGTGACAGCGCCGGAGGTTATGTGACCCACATCACCGGCGGGTATGCCTCAGACCAGCCCCAGCGCCAGCATGGCGTCGGCCACCCGGATGAAGCCGGCGATGTTGGCACCCGCCACGTAGTTGCCTGGCTGGCCGTACTCGTCGGCGGTGGTCAGGCAGCGGTCGTGGATGCGCCGCATGATCTCGGCCAGCCGCGCCTCGGTGTCGTCGAAGTTCCACGAGTCCCGCGAGGCGTTCTGCTGCATCTCCAGGGCGCTGGTGGCCACGCCGCCGGCGTTGGCCGCCTTGCCCGGGGCGAACTTCAGCCCGGCCTCCTCGAAGAACTTCACCGCTTCGGGGGTGCACGGCATGTTGGCGCCCTCGGCCACGATCTGGCAGCCGTTCTTGATCAGCGTGGTGGCGTCGGCGCCGGAGACCTCGTTCTGGGTGGCGCAGGGCAGCGCGATGTCGCACGGCACCTCCCACACGCTGCGGCCGGTGACCACCTCGGCCGCGCCGCCGCGCGCCTCGGCGTAGTCCTCGATGCGGCCCCGGCGCAGTTCCTTGACCTCCTTGAGCAGGTCGAGGTCGATGCCCTTGTCGTCGCGCACGTAGCCGCCGGAATCCGAGCAGGCCACCACGGTGCCGCCCAGGGCATGCACCTTCTCGATCGCGTAGATCGCCACGTTGCCCGAGCCGGACACCACGACCTGCTTGCCCTCGAAGGACTGCCCGCCCGACCGCAGGATCTCGTCGACGAAGAACACCGTGCCGTATCCGGTGGCCTCGGTGCGGACCTGTGACCCGCCCCAGGTCAGGCCCTTGCCCGTGAGCACTCCGGATTCGTAGCGGTTGGTGATCCGCTTGTACTGGCCGAACAGGTAACCGATTTCGCGCATGCCGACGCCGATGTCGCCGGCCGGGACGTCGGTGTACTCACCGATGTGGCGGTACAGCTCGGTCATGAAGGACTGACAGAACCGCATGATCTCGGCGTCGGAGCGGCCCTTGGGGTCGAAGTCCGATCCGCCCTTGCCGCCGCCGATCGGCAGGCCGGTCAGCGAGTTCTTGAAGATCTGCTCGAAGCCAAGGAATTTCACGATGCCGAGGTAGACCGACGGGTGGAATCGCAGGCCGCCCTTGAACGGTCCGAGGGCCGAGTTGAACTCCACGCGGAAGCCGCGGTTGATCTGTGAGGCGCCGGAATCGTCCTGCCACGGCACCCGGAAGATGATCTGACGCTCGGGCTCGCACAGCCGCCGGATGATCGCACCGTCGGCGTACTCGGGATGCTTGGCGACCACCGGCCCGAGGCTGGTCAGCACCTCGTAAACGGCTTGGTGGAACTCCTTCTCGCCGGCGTTGCGTTGCCCTACTTCCTCGTAGATCGCCTGCAGTTTCTCGTGTAGTCCAGCCATGTCAGTCCATCTGGTAGCGGGGGAATACCCCCGTCGGAGCGGGCAATTCGGTACCGGGCTTGATCCGGGTACCGATCGAGCCGAAGTCGCGTGCGTCGGTCGGCTGGCCAAGCAGGTCGAGCAGTTTGGCCGTCGAGTCCGGCATCACGGGCTGCGTGAGCAGTGTTGCGATACGCACGACTTCGAGCGTCGTGTACAGCACCGTACCGAACCGCTGTTGGTCGGCCGGATCCTCGGACTTGCGCAGCACCCAGGGCTCCTGCGCGGAGAAGTAGCGGTTCGCCGCGCCGAGCACCGACCAGATCGCTTCCAGCGCAAGGTGCATCGCCGGCACGTCATAGTGCGCGCGCACCTGTTCCAGCAGGGCGTCGGCCGCACTGAGCAGGGCCGTGTCGTCGTCGGTGAACGTGCCCGGGTCGGGCACAACGCCGTCGAGGTTCTTGGCCACCATCGACAACGAGCGCTGCGCCAGGTTGCCCAGCTCGTTGGCCAGGTCGGCGTTGATCCGGCCGATGATGGCTTCCTCGCTGTAGCTGCCGTCCTGGCCGAAGGACACCTCACGCAGGAAGAAGTAGCGCACCTGATCGAGTCCGAAGGTGTCGACGAGCGCGATCGGATCTACTACGTTGCCGACCGACTTGCTCATCTTCTCGCCCTTGACGTTGATGAAGCCATGCGCGAAAACCCGTTCGGGGAGTGCGATTCCGGCCGACATCAGGAACGCCGGCCAGTACACGCTGTGGAACCGGATGATGTCCTTGCCGATCATGTGCAGCTTGGCGGGCCAGTACTTGCCGAACGCCTCCGACTCCACGTCCGGGAATCCGACACCGGTCAGGTAGTTGGTCAGCGCGTCCACCCAGACGTACATCACGTGGTCGGGGTGGTCGGGCACCGGCACGCCCCAGTCGAACGTGGTCCGCGAGATCGACAGGTCTTTCAGCCCGCCGGAGACGAAGCTGACGATCTCGTTGCGGCGCACATCGGGCCCGATGAACTCGGGGTGGGCCTCGTAGTGGGCCAGCAGGCGCTCGGCGTAGGCCGACAACCGGAAGAAGTAGGTCTGCTCCTCGGTCCAGGTGACCGGGGTGCCCGTCTCGATCGCGGTGCGGGTGCCGTCGGGCCCGGCGGTGGTCTCGTCCTCGGCGAAGAACCGTTCGTCGCGGATCGAGTACCAGCCGGCGTACGTACCCAGGTAGATGTCGCCGGCCTCGTTCATCCGGCGCCAGATCTCCTTGGACGCCTCATAGTGGTCGGCGTCCGAGGTGCGGATGAACCGGTCGAAGGAGATGTTGAGCTTCTCCTGCAGCCGCTGGAACACGTCGGAGTTGCGGTTGGCCAGCTCCGCGGCCGAGATGCCCTCGGCGGCGGCGGTCTCGGCCATCTTCTGGCCGTGGACGTCGGTACCGGTCAGGTAGCGCACGTCGAAGCCGTCGAGTCGCTTGAACCGGGCGATCGCATCGGTGGCGATGTACTCGTAGGCGTGCCCGATGTGCGGCGCACCGTTGGGGTAGGCGATGGCCGTAGTTATGTAGAAAGGCTCACTCATTTGGTCCCACCTTATGGTGTTGCGGTGGGTTCGAAACGCACAGCCAGGGAGAAGCCGCCAGCCCCCGAGCCGTTGGCTCCGCTGGTCGACGCACACACCCATCTCGACGCCTGCGGCGCGCAGACCGCTGCGGATGTCCGCGCGATCATGGACCGTGCGGCCGCCGTCGGGGTGGGCCAGGCGGTCACGATCGCCGATGATCTGGACTCGGCACGGTGGGTGACCACCGCCGTCGAGGCTGATGAGCGGGTTTTCGGGGCGGTGGCGCTGCACCCCACCCGGGCCAACGTGCTCGACGACGCGGCCAAGGCCGAGTTGGAGCGGCTGGCTGTTCATCCGCGGGTGGTGGCGGTCGGGGAGACCGGGATGGACCTGTACTGGCCGGGCCGGTTGGACGGCTGCGCGACGCCCGCCGAGCAGCGTGAGGGTTTCGCGTGGCACATCGACCTGGCCAAGCGCACCGGGAAGCCGTTGATGATCCACAACCGCGACGCCGATGCCGAGGTTCTCGACGTGCTGCGCGCCGAGGGGGCGCCGGAGACAGTGATCTTTCACTGTTTTTCGTCGGGACCGGAGATGGCTCACACTTGTGTCGAGGCCGGCTGGGTGCTGAGCCTTTCTGGCACGGTCAGCTTCCGCAACGCCGCTGAACTGCGGGAAGCGGCCCGGGTGATCCCGTCGGGCCAGCTCTTGGTGGAGACCGACGCGCCGTTTCTGACCCCGCACCCGTTCCGCGGAGCCCCGAACGAGCCGTACTGCCTCCCATACACTGTGCGGGCACTCGCAGAGTTGCTGGACCGGCCCGCCGAGGAGGTCGCGTCCGAGACCGCAGCCACTGCGGCGCGGGTGTACGGACTTAACGGGAGCCCGCCGGTCTAGTTGCCGGAGCT
Above is a window of Mycolicibacterium boenickei DNA encoding:
- a CDS encoding RNA polymerase sigma-70 factor, with the protein product MSTPGADNSISNSTEHAERFTLLRPLLFTIAYEILGSATESDDVLQESYLRWADVDLAAVTDTKAYLAKLVTRQALNALRAESRRREEYVGPWLPEPLLLSPDSFGNAGDPSADVVLAESVSMAMLVVLETLTPDERAVFVLREVFGFSHDEIAAAVDKSASAVRQMAHRAREHVQSRRKRFEPVDLEESNRVTEEFMTAAATGDMDGLLALLAPDAVYTADSGGKASAARRPVVGAQKVATMLIGLFRAGDRVPGLAFERVTCNGEPAVLIRSDAGLEGVFTIEVIDGKITNFYGMRNPDKLAGVGIPRVISR
- a CDS encoding NAD(P)/FAD-dependent oxidoreductase gives rise to the protein MTDRTAQNTRVVVIGGGYAGVLAANRLQGTPGVAVTLVNPRPEFVERIRLHQLAVGGDDATEDYDTLLGSGVRLVVDGADHIDAAIRQVQLTSGDVVDYDYLVYAVGSTAGVPASVPGAAEFAYPLSELEQAQRLNARLQDVPLSAPVVVVGGGLTGIEAAGELAEAGRAVTLVTDVVGASLGTGARRSVVKALTKLGVSIVDGPEILVTGVEPDAITLADGNRLPSAVTVWTTGFGVPGLAAASGLRTDELGRLLTDETLTSIDDARIVGAGDAASPSGIPLRMSCQSAGPLGVQAANTVLARIAGAEPTVINQAFAGQCVSVGRTYGTVQLCHSDDSPRRVFIGGRTAAFFKEQVCRATLTFLRKEGVKPGTYFWFKGDNRARQLAEAQQGTLVR
- a CDS encoding TatD family hydrolase codes for the protein MGSKRTAREKPPAPEPLAPLVDAHTHLDACGAQTAADVRAIMDRAAAVGVGQAVTIADDLDSARWVTTAVEADERVFGAVALHPTRANVLDDAAKAELERLAVHPRVVAVGETGMDLYWPGRLDGCATPAEQREGFAWHIDLAKRTGKPLMIHNRDADAEVLDVLRAEGAPETVIFHCFSSGPEMAHTCVEAGWVLSLSGTVSFRNAAELREAARVIPSGQLLVETDAPFLTPHPFRGAPNEPYCLPYTVRALAELLDRPAEEVASETAATAARVYGLNGSPPV
- the metG gene encoding methionine--tRNA ligase — its product is MSEPFYITTAIAYPNGAPHIGHAYEYIATDAIARFKRLDGFDVRYLTGTDVHGQKMAETAAAEGISAAELANRNSDVFQRLQEKLNISFDRFIRTSDADHYEASKEIWRRMNEAGDIYLGTYAGWYSIRDERFFAEDETTAGPDGTRTAIETGTPVTWTEEQTYFFRLSAYAERLLAHYEAHPEFIGPDVRRNEIVSFVSGGLKDLSISRTTFDWGVPVPDHPDHVMYVWVDALTNYLTGVGFPDVESEAFGKYWPAKLHMIGKDIIRFHSVYWPAFLMSAGIALPERVFAHGFINVKGEKMSKSVGNVVDPIALVDTFGLDQVRYFFLREVSFGQDGSYSEEAIIGRINADLANELGNLAQRSLSMVAKNLDGVVPDPGTFTDDDTALLSAADALLEQVRAHYDVPAMHLALEAIWSVLGAANRYFSAQEPWVLRKSEDPADQQRFGTVLYTTLEVVRIATLLTQPVMPDSTAKLLDLLGQPTDARDFGSIGTRIKPGTELPAPTGVFPRYQMD
- the gdhA gene encoding NADP-specific glutamate dehydrogenase, with translation MAGLHEKLQAIYEEVGQRNAGEKEFHQAVYEVLTSLGPVVAKHPEYADGAIIRRLCEPERQIIFRVPWQDDSGASQINRGFRVEFNSALGPFKGGLRFHPSVYLGIVKFLGFEQIFKNSLTGLPIGGGKGGSDFDPKGRSDAEIMRFCQSFMTELYRHIGEYTDVPAGDIGVGMREIGYLFGQYKRITNRYESGVLTGKGLTWGGSQVRTEATGYGTVFFVDEILRSGGQSFEGKQVVVSGSGNVAIYAIEKVHALGGTVVACSDSGGYVRDDKGIDLDLLKEVKELRRGRIEDYAEARGGAAEVVTGRSVWEVPCDIALPCATQNEVSGADATTLIKNGCQIVAEGANMPCTPEAVKFFEEAGLKFAPGKAANAGGVATSALEMQQNASRDSWNFDDTEARLAEIMRRIHDRCLTTADEYGQPGNYVAGANIAGFIRVADAMLALGLV